In Streptomyces sp. NBC_00878, a single window of DNA contains:
- a CDS encoding amidohydrolase family protein yields the protein MNVNDTTSAAVLEELRRRPADRRRILFTGATIVTMDPDLGVIDGGDLLVEGDTITAIGRDLDAGDAVVVDATDTILTPGFVDTHRHAWEAQLRRIMPDVDDLGGYVMVTLAGYATVYRPEDMYIGTRLAALTAIDSGITTMLDFSHNSRTREHSDAAITALVDTGIRGVHASMGPHFGEWDRQWPGDLTRIKDRYFSSDDQLLTLRLATLATDEIAGPVLAYGPELARVAKELGVGVSVDAVFGTSGSEAVLRWAKDGILSPDVTLIHSTGLTSEAWRAMGETGTTVALAPTSDAQIGLETAIPAVDEALAVGIRPGLSIDVEVALASDMFTQMRALHAIQRMRAVNAAYGTGGDLSRITTHDVLDFATLQGARTNGLAAVTGSLTPGKKADLLVIQAEDLNNMPLNDPIGTVVLGSDARNISAVLINGEPRKWDGQVLDVDLAALRGEVHASREYVLNALPA from the coding sequence ATGAACGTCAACGACACCACCAGCGCCGCCGTGCTCGAAGAGCTCCGGCGCAGGCCCGCCGACCGGCGGCGCATCCTGTTCACCGGCGCGACCATCGTCACCATGGACCCCGACCTCGGTGTCATCGACGGCGGCGACCTCCTCGTCGAGGGCGACACGATCACCGCGATCGGCCGCGACCTCGACGCGGGCGACGCCGTGGTCGTCGACGCCACCGACACGATCCTCACCCCCGGCTTCGTCGACACGCACCGGCACGCCTGGGAGGCCCAACTGCGCCGGATCATGCCGGACGTCGACGACCTCGGCGGCTACGTCATGGTCACGCTCGCCGGGTACGCCACCGTCTACCGGCCCGAGGACATGTACATCGGTACGAGACTGGCGGCGCTGACCGCGATCGACAGCGGCATCACGACCATGCTCGACTTCTCCCACAACTCCCGTACCCGCGAGCACTCCGACGCCGCCATCACGGCCCTCGTCGACACAGGCATCCGCGGCGTACACGCCTCGATGGGCCCGCACTTCGGCGAGTGGGACCGGCAGTGGCCCGGCGACCTCACCCGCATCAAGGACCGGTACTTCAGCAGCGACGACCAGTTGCTGACGCTGCGCCTGGCGACCCTGGCCACCGACGAGATCGCCGGACCGGTACTCGCGTACGGTCCCGAACTCGCCCGCGTGGCAAAGGAGTTGGGCGTCGGAGTGAGCGTGGACGCCGTATTCGGCACGTCCGGCTCCGAAGCGGTGCTGCGCTGGGCCAAGGACGGCATCCTCAGCCCCGACGTCACGCTCATCCACTCCACCGGGCTGACCTCCGAGGCCTGGCGGGCGATGGGCGAGACCGGCACCACCGTCGCCCTCGCCCCGACCTCCGACGCGCAGATCGGTCTGGAGACCGCGATCCCCGCCGTCGACGAGGCCCTGGCCGTCGGCATCCGGCCCGGACTGAGCATCGACGTCGAAGTCGCCCTCGCCAGCGACATGTTCACGCAGATGCGGGCCCTGCACGCCATCCAGCGGATGCGCGCGGTCAACGCCGCCTACGGCACCGGCGGCGACCTCTCCCGCATCACCACCCACGACGTCCTCGACTTCGCCACCCTTCAGGGCGCCCGCACCAACGGCCTGGCCGCCGTCACCGGTTCACTCACCCCGGGCAAGAAGGCCGACCTGCTGGTCATCCAGGCGGAGGACCTCAACAACATGCCGCTCAACGACCCGATCGGCACGGTCGTGCTGGGCTCCGACGCCCGCAACATCAGTGCCGTCCTCATCAACGGCGAGCCCCGAAAGTGGGACGGCCAGGTCCTCGACGTCGATCTGGCCGCCCTGCGCGGCGAGGTGCACGCCTCGCGCGAGTACGTGCTGAACGCCCTGCCCGCCTGA
- a CDS encoding MFS transporter produces the protein MSHPVPATTPRHTAAAPSTPDQPPSWAPAAPAIALLTALGVLMVGQMYTVLALLHPMATALGTTPEQVTWTATAFGFAYAAGFLLAGPLSDRYGSRAVITVGLVAATAATLAVSAAPDLPTAIALRGVQGLATATFAPSALSYAVHHIAPQRRGTALTCITSGMFAAAVLLQIGAQAVAAGLGWRAVFWISAALMALSLILVRRVLRPTFRHDTGGGLRQAFAAMPRLLSRPRLVALYLSTVVLMSAFVAVYTAVAIAGPPGIAGNSSAILALRASALPALVAVPVLAPVLQRLAAPLRAVLAIALAALAVAAGSFLGPHTVPLAFALLLFVAAVAAAAPAVVETINAAAPHARGAAVALYGCSMFIGASLGPQLTGALTGLGFGGILRVVAAALALGVCLALPALRHHRAE, from the coding sequence ATGTCCCACCCCGTTCCCGCCACTACCCCCCGGCACACAGCTGCCGCGCCCAGTACCCCGGACCAGCCGCCCTCCTGGGCCCCCGCCGCCCCGGCCATCGCCCTGCTGACCGCACTCGGTGTCCTGATGGTCGGTCAGATGTACACCGTGCTCGCCCTGTTGCACCCCATGGCCACCGCGCTCGGCACCACACCGGAGCAGGTCACCTGGACCGCGACGGCGTTCGGTTTCGCCTACGCCGCCGGATTCCTCCTCGCCGGTCCGCTCTCCGACCGCTACGGTTCGCGGGCCGTGATCACCGTCGGGCTCGTGGCCGCCACGGCAGCCACGCTGGCGGTCAGCGCCGCCCCCGACCTCCCCACGGCCATCGCCCTGCGCGGCGTGCAGGGACTCGCCACCGCGACCTTCGCGCCGTCCGCGCTCTCCTACGCCGTCCACCACATCGCGCCACAGCGCCGCGGCACCGCCCTGACCTGCATCACCAGCGGCATGTTCGCCGCCGCCGTGCTCCTGCAGATCGGTGCCCAGGCCGTCGCGGCCGGGCTCGGCTGGCGCGCGGTCTTCTGGATCAGCGCCGCCCTGATGGCCCTGAGCCTGATCCTCGTACGCCGTGTTCTGCGGCCCACCTTCCGCCACGACACCGGCGGCGGTCTGCGCCAGGCGTTCGCGGCGATGCCACGGTTGCTGAGCCGGCCGCGCCTGGTCGCCCTGTACCTGTCGACCGTGGTCCTGATGTCCGCCTTCGTCGCCGTCTACACGGCGGTGGCGATCGCCGGACCGCCCGGCATCGCCGGGAACTCCTCGGCGATCCTCGCCCTGCGGGCCAGCGCGCTGCCCGCCCTGGTCGCCGTACCCGTGCTCGCGCCGGTACTCCAGCGCCTGGCCGCACCCCTGCGCGCGGTCCTCGCCATCGCACTGGCCGCCCTCGCCGTCGCGGCCGGCTCCTTCCTCGGCCCGCACACCGTGCCGCTGGCCTTCGCCCTGCTGCTGTTCGTGGCAGCCGTGGCAGCAGCGGCGCCCGCAGTCGTCGAGACGATCAACGCCGCCGCCCCGCACGCACGCGGCGCGGCCGTCGCCCTCTACGGATGCAGCATGTTCATCGGCGCCAGCCTGGGCCCGCAGCTCACCGGCGCTCTGACCGGCCTGGGCTTCGGCGGCATCCTCCGTGTCGTCGCCGCCGCGCTCGCCCTGGGCGTCTGCCTGGCCCTGCCGGCTCTCCGCCACCACCGAGCCGAATGA
- a CDS encoding ANTAR domain-containing protein, with protein sequence MHQVTRHREVQPPLTAVTSTGDLALAAEVLELRARNEQLSQALVSHAVIDQARGMAMVLAPCSSERAWDLLVDVSQHCNVKLRDVAAALVATTKGQELPEAIRHEWRRALRRLHALERR encoded by the coding sequence ATGCACCAAGTGACCAGGCACCGCGAGGTACAGCCGCCGTTGACGGCTGTGACGTCGACGGGGGACCTGGCCCTGGCTGCCGAGGTTCTCGAACTGCGGGCCAGAAACGAGCAGTTGAGCCAGGCGCTGGTGAGTCATGCGGTGATCGACCAGGCGCGCGGCATGGCGATGGTCCTGGCACCGTGCTCCAGTGAGCGAGCCTGGGACCTGCTCGTGGACGTGTCGCAGCACTGCAACGTCAAACTCCGCGACGTGGCCGCGGCCCTGGTCGCCACCACGAAGGGCCAGGAACTCCCGGAGGCGATACGTCACGAGTGGCGTCGCGCGTTGCGGCGCCTTCACGCGCTGGAGCGGCGGTGA
- a CDS encoding DinB family protein, producing the protein MQDQMQDQNEYLYFLRRAFDGMLDVLEELGDDLANTRPPLPGANSVYAIAYHCAAVADYWTGHVIAGREVDRDRASEFTATGHGKDLHRHVDALFERLRADLAQAIPTSSPRNTPPADFEGPDRPLSVRGVQLHVLEELAQHHGQIQITRDLLKQGASS; encoded by the coding sequence GTGCAAGATCAGATGCAAGATCAGAACGAGTACCTGTACTTCTTGCGTCGCGCCTTCGACGGCATGCTCGACGTGCTGGAGGAGCTGGGCGACGACCTGGCGAACACCCGTCCGCCGCTGCCCGGTGCGAACTCCGTCTACGCGATCGCGTACCACTGCGCGGCGGTCGCCGACTACTGGACCGGCCATGTCATCGCGGGACGCGAGGTCGACCGTGACCGCGCTTCGGAGTTCACGGCCACCGGGCACGGAAAGGACCTTCACCGACACGTCGACGCGCTGTTCGAGCGGCTCAGGGCCGATCTCGCTCAGGCGATCCCGACCTCGTCGCCGCGCAACACACCGCCCGCCGACTTCGAGGGCCCGGACCGCCCGTTGAGCGTGCGGGGCGTCCAACTCCACGTACTCGAAGAACTCGCCCAGCATCACGGGCAGATCCAGATCACCCGCGATCTGCTCAAGCAGGGAGCCTCCTCGTGA
- a CDS encoding dienelactone hydrolase family protein: MTTITTRTVEYPADGLTMIGHLALPAGVDRRPAVLLGPEGTGLSDVERRRADALAELGYIALAFDLHGGRYLSDPEEMLARCMPLLADPDRMRSIGHAALDVLRTEPRTDPDRIAAVGYGTGGAVGLELGRDGVNLRAIGTVNALTTGRPGEAARIRCPVWAGVGSEDPIMPPAQRNAFTAEMQAAGVDWRLAVYGGALHAFHHPPVDHPTVPGVGYHPQHAQRAWRDVVDLLAECLPVTEDHRFLEDLGSPCRLADGPTRPTRPAGRP; encoded by the coding sequence ATGACGACGATTACGACGCGTACGGTCGAGTACCCGGCCGACGGTCTGACGATGATCGGGCACCTCGCGCTCCCGGCCGGTGTCGACCGCCGGCCCGCAGTGCTGCTCGGACCAGAGGGCACGGGGCTCAGCGACGTCGAGCGCCGCCGGGCCGATGCTCTCGCCGAGCTGGGATACATAGCGCTGGCCTTCGACCTTCACGGCGGGCGCTATTTGAGCGACCCCGAGGAGATGCTGGCCCGTTGCATGCCACTGCTCGCTGATCCCGACCGGATGCGGAGCATCGGCCATGCAGCGCTCGACGTGTTGCGCACCGAACCGCGGACCGACCCCGACCGGATCGCCGCCGTCGGCTACGGCACCGGGGGCGCCGTCGGGCTGGAACTCGGGCGCGACGGCGTCAACCTGCGCGCGATCGGCACAGTCAACGCACTGACCACGGGCCGACCGGGCGAGGCGGCGCGCATTCGCTGCCCGGTGTGGGCCGGGGTCGGGTCGGAAGACCCGATCATGCCGCCCGCACAACGGAACGCGTTCACCGCTGAGATGCAGGCCGCGGGCGTCGACTGGCGCCTCGCGGTCTACGGCGGCGCCTTGCACGCCTTCCACCATCCGCCGGTCGACCACCCCACGGTCCCCGGCGTCGGCTACCACCCGCAGCACGCGCAGCGAGCCTGGCGCGACGTCGTCGACCTGCTCGCCGAGTGCCTGCCCGTGACGGAGGATCATCGATTCCTTGAAGATCTTGGCAGCCCATGCCGGCTGGCCGACGGACCGACCCGACCGACCCGACCGGCCGGCCGGCCATGA
- a CDS encoding BTAD domain-containing putative transcriptional regulator: MSLQELRMTVLGEVGAAFRAQPLELGGRRQRAVLALLIVARGSVVARDRLIEEVWGGTPPPSAAASLQAHVSHLRRSLEPEREARTRGGIIVSDGAGYALRLPADAVDAWRFEQALRSATTHADEDRPSEAVSVLETGLGLWRGGPAYAEYAAEPWARQEAARLAGLRELACERLLAARLARGEDTVLVPELESLVSQDPLREERWRLLALALYRAHRQADALDALRRARQILPARPGTPGGHPGGQALRALESEILNQSPALDAPDRRTADLVRGSDGTSAAPGAGPAGPTAPAAAPAGQVPRLPVRTDLLVDRAPQLAELRRCLRSALDGEPRVVLIEGPAGIGKSRLLSEVAGLAAEEGILTLTARGSQREKDYGFGTVRQLFERVVDNDGTERTERVVDDDGTERVVGDEPHGANVPGGRVSLVAGAAVAAGAVFGAVRGRPPASFAVLNGLYQLARRLVAARGPLVLAVDDVQWCDSGSVRFLAHLPECLEGLPVLIALTLRTGEPPQGGELPGTLTRGPSVVRITPTPLTATGVADLVRQTLGEEPHGEFTASCHRATAGNPLLLRQLLRALHVRGIRPGAAQSAAVTETGSQAVSGLVLGRLARLPEQARTAAQAVAVLGDGAATLSEVAALMERPEAQTARAIVPLVRAEILREGHPYGFVHPLVGEAVYRELPPGERQLRHERAARALSAAGAPAERTAAQLLLAPHRGDPGVVDLLRAAAREAVGRAAPDAAATYLTRALDEPPPPECRPDVLLELGRAETLGNGPAAVEHLRLAYGTLADPGRKAAAALLLARILVFASGHGQATEFARRAAAELPAELRDERQGLLALERISGFMHGLDQRLWRTVEDPVVEGEGPGARMLAANLAREAASDGSERARAAALARFAIADGVLQAAGEEMLWYTAAIVLHLADEEVGELWDAALARAQERGSLFSVLATHLWRGFAQWNHGDLDAARRSLENAVELSEIWGLAPGAPQGRTFLTAVLLDLGDTAGARACLERMRGWVRGAEGQRLLGESEARVLIEEGRYEEALAALDGVRHLQPAVANPAWWPWSLLRVRALAGAGKRADALVLAEEQLTVARGWGAPSTLGRVLRIVCELRGAAGEPGLREAVALLATGPARLEYARALYALAEYAPADEAASFLSRGRHIARECGATRLAEGARQQG, encoded by the coding sequence GTGTCACTTCAGGAACTGCGCATGACGGTGCTCGGCGAGGTAGGGGCCGCCTTCCGGGCACAGCCTCTGGAGCTGGGCGGGCGACGGCAGCGGGCGGTACTCGCCCTGCTGATCGTCGCCCGGGGCTCGGTCGTCGCCCGGGACCGGTTGATCGAAGAGGTCTGGGGCGGCACTCCCCCGCCGAGCGCCGCCGCTTCGTTGCAGGCCCATGTCTCTCATCTGCGGCGCAGTCTGGAACCGGAGCGGGAGGCGAGGACGCGCGGCGGCATCATCGTCAGCGACGGTGCGGGGTACGCGCTGCGGCTGCCGGCCGACGCGGTGGACGCATGGCGGTTCGAGCAGGCCCTGCGGTCCGCCACCACGCACGCCGACGAGGACCGGCCGTCCGAGGCCGTGTCCGTCCTGGAGACGGGACTCGGTCTGTGGCGCGGCGGCCCCGCCTACGCCGAGTACGCCGCCGAGCCCTGGGCCCGCCAGGAGGCGGCCCGCCTCGCCGGACTCCGCGAACTGGCATGCGAACGACTGCTCGCCGCCCGCCTCGCCCGAGGCGAGGACACCGTCCTCGTCCCCGAACTCGAATCCCTGGTCTCCCAGGATCCTCTCCGGGAAGAACGCTGGCGCCTCCTGGCTCTCGCCCTCTACCGCGCCCACCGCCAGGCCGACGCCCTCGACGCGCTCCGCCGGGCGAGACAGATCCTGCCCGCCCGACCCGGCACGCCGGGGGGACACCCGGGGGGACAGGCCCTGCGTGCCCTGGAGTCCGAGATCCTGAACCAGTCCCCCGCCCTCGACGCTCCTGACCGACGGACGGCGGACCTCGTTCGCGGGTCGGATGGGACGTCCGCCGCGCCCGGAGCAGGCCCGGCGGGACCGACCGCGCCAGCAGCAGCCCCGGCGGGACAGGTGCCCCGTCTCCCCGTGCGCACCGACCTGCTCGTGGACCGCGCACCCCAACTCGCCGAGCTCCGCCGCTGTCTGCGCTCGGCCCTGGACGGCGAGCCTCGTGTGGTGCTCATCGAGGGTCCGGCCGGCATCGGCAAGAGCCGCCTGCTGAGCGAGGTGGCCGGACTGGCGGCCGAGGAAGGAATCCTGACCCTGACCGCCAGGGGGAGCCAGCGGGAGAAGGACTACGGGTTCGGGACGGTTCGGCAGTTGTTCGAACGGGTGGTGGACAACGACGGTACGGAACGTACGGAACGGGTGGTGGACGACGACGGGACGGAACGGGTAGTGGGCGACGAGCCGCACGGCGCGAACGTTCCCGGAGGCCGGGTGTCGCTCGTCGCGGGTGCCGCCGTCGCGGCGGGGGCGGTGTTCGGTGCGGTGCGAGGGCGGCCGCCGGCGAGCTTCGCGGTGCTGAACGGGCTGTACCAGCTGGCCCGGAGGCTGGTGGCGGCCAGGGGGCCGCTGGTGCTGGCCGTGGACGACGTGCAGTGGTGCGACAGCGGCTCGGTGCGGTTCCTGGCTCATCTGCCGGAGTGCCTGGAGGGGCTCCCGGTGCTCATCGCCCTGACGCTGCGGACCGGGGAGCCGCCGCAGGGCGGGGAGTTGCCGGGGACTCTGACGAGAGGCCCCTCGGTGGTGCGGATCACGCCCACGCCACTGACGGCGACCGGAGTCGCCGATCTCGTACGGCAGACTCTCGGCGAAGAACCGCACGGGGAGTTCACGGCCTCCTGCCATCGCGCCACGGCCGGGAATCCGCTGCTGCTGCGGCAGTTGCTGCGGGCGCTGCACGTGCGCGGGATACGGCCCGGCGCCGCCCAGAGCGCGGCGGTCACGGAGACCGGATCGCAGGCGGTGTCCGGACTCGTGCTGGGGCGGCTCGCCCGGCTGCCCGAGCAGGCGAGGACCGCGGCCCAGGCCGTCGCCGTACTCGGGGACGGGGCGGCGACGCTCTCGGAGGTGGCGGCGCTCATGGAGCGGCCGGAGGCTCAGACCGCTCGGGCGATCGTGCCGCTGGTACGGGCCGAGATCCTGCGCGAGGGCCACCCCTACGGCTTCGTACACCCCCTCGTAGGAGAGGCCGTCTATCGCGAACTGCCTCCTGGAGAGCGGCAGTTGCGCCATGAGCGGGCGGCGCGCGCACTGTCCGCCGCCGGCGCTCCGGCCGAGCGTACGGCGGCCCAGTTGCTCCTCGCTCCGCACCGGGGCGATCCGGGTGTGGTGGATCTGCTCCGCGCGGCGGCCCGGGAGGCCGTCGGCCGGGCCGCTCCCGACGCCGCGGCGACGTATCTCACCCGCGCGCTCGACGAACCGCCGCCCCCCGAGTGCCGTCCCGACGTGCTGCTCGAACTCGGGCGGGCCGAGACGCTCGGCAACGGCCCCGCCGCCGTGGAGCATCTGCGCCTGGCATACGGAACACTCGCCGACCCGGGCAGGAAGGCGGCCGCGGCGCTGTTGCTCGCCCGGATCCTGGTCTTCGCCAGCGGCCACGGCCAGGCGACGGAGTTCGCCCGCCGGGCGGCGGCGGAGCTGCCCGCCGAGCTGCGCGACGAACGGCAGGGGCTGCTCGCGCTGGAGCGGATCAGCGGATTCATGCACGGCCTGGACCAGCGGCTGTGGCGCACCGTCGAGGACCCGGTCGTCGAGGGCGAGGGCCCCGGGGCCCGGATGCTCGCCGCCAACCTCGCCCGGGAGGCGGCGTCGGACGGGAGCGAGCGCGCGCGGGCCGCGGCACTCGCCCGCTTCGCCATCGCCGACGGCGTGCTCCAGGCCGCCGGGGAGGAGATGCTCTGGTACACCGCCGCCATCGTGCTGCACCTCGCCGACGAAGAGGTCGGCGAGCTGTGGGACGCCGCACTGGCCCGCGCCCAGGAGCGCGGTTCGCTGTTCTCCGTGCTCGCGACCCATCTGTGGCGGGGCTTCGCCCAGTGGAACCACGGAGATCTGGACGCTGCACGGCGGTCACTGGAGAACGCGGTCGAGCTGTCGGAGATCTGGGGCCTGGCGCCGGGCGCGCCGCAGGGCCGCACCTTCCTGACCGCCGTCCTGCTGGACCTGGGCGACACCGCCGGGGCGCGCGCCTGCCTGGAGCGGATGCGCGGCTGGGTCCGGGGCGCGGAGGGTCAGCGGCTGCTCGGGGAGAGCGAGGCACGGGTGCTGATCGAGGAGGGACGGTACGAGGAGGCGCTCGCCGCGCTCGACGGCGTACGGCACCTCCAGCCCGCCGTGGCCAACCCGGCGTGGTGGCCGTGGTCGCTGCTGCGGGTGCGGGCGCTCGCGGGAGCGGGCAAGCGGGCCGATGCGCTGGTGCTGGCCGAGGAGCAGCTGACGGTCGCCCGCGGCTGGGGTGCGCCCAGCACGCTGGGGCGAGTGCTGCGGATCGTCTGCGAACTGCGCGGGGCCGCGGGCGAACCCGGGCTCCGCGAGGCGGTCGCCCTGCTGGCGACCGGTCCGGCGCGCCTGGAGTACGCCCGCGCCCTGTACGCGCTCGCCGAGTACGCCCCCGCCGACGAGGCCGCCTCCTTCCTGAGCCGGGGACGGCACATCGCGCGGGAGTGCGGGGCGACGCGTCTCGCGGAAGGCGCGCGGCAACAGGGGTGA
- a CDS encoding Atu4866 domain-containing protein, with the protein MSITDTHTGTDPDTGTVLWNPEALGQILSNDEGRPVLFTNARILTMDPLIGTMTGADLLFVGSLVVGVGPGIVTAAGDDNAIVVDCTGSTIAPAVVDTVALAGGRGHRSEYVATLTPGNTPDFLVVPDELAADVPSAVATLMTRPEQVHALVAAGRPVLWSGADAPGRSTAPEAGMPAAADLTGSPRVGVWIDKNDFLHQELTADGRYDETRGGRPHAYEGRYWIDGDRIDYLDDLGFWAYGEFQGDELHHAGYVMKLG; encoded by the coding sequence ATGAGCATCACCGACACCCACACCGGCACTGACCCTGACACCGGCACCGTGCTCTGGAACCCCGAGGCCCTCGGCCAGATCCTCTCGAACGATGAGGGGCGTCCCGTTCTGTTCACCAACGCCCGCATTCTGACCATGGACCCGCTGATCGGGACCATGACCGGCGCCGACCTGCTGTTCGTCGGCTCCCTGGTCGTGGGGGTCGGGCCCGGCATCGTCACCGCGGCGGGTGACGACAACGCCATCGTCGTCGACTGCACCGGGTCGACCATCGCCCCCGCCGTCGTGGACACCGTGGCGCTGGCCGGCGGCCGCGGCCACCGGTCGGAATACGTCGCGACGCTGACCCCGGGCAACACACCCGACTTCCTCGTCGTGCCCGACGAACTCGCCGCCGACGTGCCGAGCGCGGTGGCCACCCTCATGACTCGGCCGGAGCAGGTCCACGCACTCGTCGCGGCGGGGCGGCCGGTCCTGTGGTCCGGTGCCGACGCCCCCGGCAGGTCCACCGCCCCGGAGGCGGGCATGCCGGCCGCCGCGGATCTGACCGGCAGCCCGCGCGTCGGTGTCTGGATCGACAAGAACGACTTCCTGCACCAGGAACTCACCGCCGACGGCCGCTACGACGAGACCCGGGGCGGGCGCCCGCACGCCTACGAGGGCCGGTACTGGATCGACGGCGACCGCATCGACTACCTGGACGACCTCGGCTTCTGGGCCTACGGGGAGTTCCAGGGCGACGAACTCCACCACGCGGGCTACGTCATGAAGCTCGGCTGA
- a CDS encoding serine/threonine-protein kinase, translating into MGDGSRNGEQWAVPGYTEDKELGSGASGRVVLATHDTTGTRVAIKYLGDQLRDDTDFREGFRAEARLLGELRSPHVVELYEYVESPRGAAIVMELVDGVPLRKLLREHGATTPEAALVVLKGSLLGLAAAHAVGVVHRDYKPDNVLVAADGASKLVDFGIAVPSGVAANASGTPLYMAPEQWTGGRAAPATDVYAATATFFECLTGTRPYPGQTLAELAVQHIEAPIPDEQAPEPVRPLIRRGLAKTPQERPESAALFVEELESVAGAAYGEEWEERGRRELAALAALFFLFFPLADGTASGTTALATTTLGRGGRRLPGRRGKVLAGLAVGAVLVVGGVAVTAVATGSGPGDRTTTGSGNGPGSGGTGDATDATGTAGSPDEDPSASDGSVSPSGSESASGTDSPSASASGEDVASPDGGGGSGGSASGATGGTTAGGSSDGGGTSTTGGTSTTGGTGTTGGDTSTTGGGATTTGGTGTTGGGTTTTGGGTTGGDTPAPAPVLDVTSVRINAVGPVQTACTIVASVSVTTDGAADGTLYLSWYVSDSPRVAGTVVATDPIALPKGKTQIAGRYTHSFSIPTRSAYLGVRVTTDPAADLGNGAFRATTAPADCDPPR; encoded by the coding sequence ATGGGCGACGGGTCGCGCAACGGGGAACAGTGGGCCGTCCCCGGCTACACAGAGGACAAGGAGCTGGGCTCCGGAGCCAGCGGCCGGGTGGTCCTGGCCACGCACGACACGACCGGCACCCGGGTCGCGATCAAGTACCTCGGCGACCAGCTCCGTGACGACACCGATTTCCGCGAGGGCTTCCGTGCCGAGGCCCGGCTGCTGGGTGAGCTCCGCTCTCCCCATGTCGTCGAGCTGTACGAGTACGTCGAGAGCCCGCGCGGCGCCGCCATCGTCATGGAACTCGTGGACGGCGTACCGCTGCGCAAGTTGCTGCGGGAGCACGGTGCCACCACCCCCGAGGCGGCGCTCGTCGTGCTCAAGGGCTCGCTGCTCGGCCTCGCCGCCGCCCACGCCGTGGGGGTCGTGCACCGCGACTACAAGCCGGACAACGTCCTGGTCGCCGCCGACGGTGCCTCCAAGCTCGTGGACTTCGGTATCGCCGTGCCCAGCGGCGTGGCCGCCAATGCCTCGGGCACTCCGCTCTACATGGCGCCCGAGCAGTGGACCGGCGGCCGGGCGGCCCCGGCGACCGACGTGTACGCGGCGACCGCCACCTTCTTCGAGTGCCTGACCGGGACCAGACCGTACCCGGGGCAGACGCTGGCCGAGCTGGCGGTCCAGCACATCGAGGCACCGATCCCGGACGAGCAGGCTCCTGAGCCGGTGCGCCCGTTGATCCGCAGGGGTCTGGCCAAGACGCCGCAGGAGCGCCCGGAGAGCGCGGCGCTGTTCGTCGAGGAGCTCGAGTCCGTCGCCGGGGCGGCGTACGGCGAGGAGTGGGAAGAGCGCGGCCGGCGTGAACTCGCCGCGCTCGCCGCCCTGTTCTTCCTCTTCTTCCCGCTCGCGGACGGCACTGCCTCGGGTACGACGGCCCTGGCCACCACCACACTCGGGCGGGGTGGCCGGCGCTTGCCCGGCCGACGCGGGAAGGTGCTGGCCGGACTCGCGGTGGGGGCCGTGCTGGTGGTCGGCGGAGTCGCGGTGACGGCGGTCGCCACGGGTTCGGGTCCCGGGGACCGGACGACGACCGGGTCCGGAAACGGACCGGGCTCGGGCGGTACCGGCGACGCGACCGATGCGACCGGTACGGCCGGCTCCCCGGACGAGGACCCCTCGGCCTCGGACGGTTCCGTGTCGCCCTCCGGGTCCGAGTCCGCCTCCGGGACCGATTCACCGTCCGCGTCGGCATCCGGGGAGGACGTCGCCTCGCCGGACGGGGGCGGGGGCTCCGGCGGGTCCGCGTCCGGTGCCACGGGCGGCACGACCGCGGGCGGATCGTCCGACGGTGGAGGAACGAGCACGACGGGCGGCACGAGCACCACCGGCGGCACGGGGACCACCGGTGGAGATACGAGCACGACGGGTGGCGGCGCGACCACGACGGGCGGCACGGGGACCACCGGTGGAGGTACGACCACGACCGGCGGCGGCACCACCGGCGGCGACACCCCGGCACCGGCGCCGGTCCTCGACGTGACCTCCGTCCGGATCAACGCGGTGGGCCCGGTCCAGACGGCCTGCACCATCGTGGCCTCCGTCAGCGTGACCACCGACGGAGCCGCCGACGGCACGCTCTACCTCAGCTGGTACGTCAGTGACTCGCCGCGCGTCGCCGGAACCGTGGTGGCCACCGATCCGATCGCGCTGCCCAAGGGGAAGACGCAGATCGCGGGCCGCTACACCCACTCCTTCTCCATTCCGACGCGCTCCGCCTACCTCGGCGTCAGGGTCACCACCGACCCGGCCGCCGACTTGGGCAACGGAGCCTTCCGGGCCACCACCGCACCCGCCGATTGCGACCCACCCCGATGA